A single genomic interval of Lewinellaceae bacterium harbors:
- a CDS encoding serine hydrolase: MLGLFLPLLSFGQSTDGDYLAVKTSTFIPLNQWKSNDFQSRLTTTLNANPTYRALIASKRLAVGIVDMHDPTHITYATVNGDNMMYAASLPKIAILLAAEDALFKGELSETPEIDTDLRMMIARSDNQAATRMIDRLGYEKIQDVLEDPKYNLYSEEQGGGLWVGKRYGSGGDRHPDPLKGLSHAATVNQVCRFYYMMYYGKLVSPSRSAEMMRIMKDPELHHKFVNTIDRVAPGATMFRKSGSWKNYHADSILVDDGGNRRYILVALAEDPQGEQIMRDLVRIAEQVMHIPAASPNTAP, encoded by the coding sequence ATGCTGGGATTATTCTTGCCTTTGCTTTCTTTCGGTCAGTCCACCGATGGGGATTATCTGGCGGTTAAAACTTCAACATTCATTCCATTGAATCAATGGAAAAGCAATGATTTTCAAAGCAGACTCACCACTACACTCAACGCGAACCCTACGTACCGTGCATTAATAGCCAGTAAACGGCTGGCTGTAGGTATTGTCGATATGCACGATCCTACGCATATCACCTATGCCACCGTCAATGGTGACAACATGATGTATGCGGCAAGCCTGCCTAAAATAGCCATACTGCTGGCTGCGGAAGATGCTCTCTTCAAAGGTGAGCTATCCGAAACACCTGAAATCGACACCGATCTGCGGATGATGATTGCCCGGTCCGACAATCAGGCTGCTACGCGGATGATCGACCGTCTGGGTTATGAAAAAATTCAGGATGTACTGGAAGACCCCAAATACAATTTGTATTCGGAGGAGCAAGGCGGAGGTCTGTGGGTAGGTAAAAGGTATGGTTCCGGTGGTGACCGTCATCCCGATCCATTGAAAGGATTAAGCCATGCCGCAACGGTCAACCAGGTTTGCCGGTTCTATTACATGATGTATTACGGCAAATTGGTGTCCCCCAGCCGTTCCGCTGAAATGATGCGCATCATGAAAGATCCGGAGCTACACCATAAGTTTGTCAATACCATCGACCGGGTAGCCCCCGGTGCCACCATGTTTCGTAAATCCGGTTCCTGGAAGAATTATCATGCCGACTCGATCCTGGTTGATGATGGCGGTAACCGTCGTTACATTCTGGTTGCTTTGGCAGAAGATCCCCAGGGAGAACAAATCATGCGCGATCTGGTACGGATTGCTGAGCAGGTCATGCACATCCCGGCGGCCTCACCCAATACCGCGCCTTAA
- a CDS encoding phosphoenolpyruvate synthase, producing MHRIYIPLILVTTFFTNQIGAQPKSADAIKQMVLNYKKDVHGPYRDIRWFCKDGTIRQPRDPCPEPGGVQRARYKDEVIDLGKTNHLYLGQILATTGQEEFWDADFGESRIKQYILERYLREIDDGWVLRRAQYYRGAIQLEDEEAWGQEFLEWLVSDDQRLLDNYFLIRQAFRYLPHPGTDRVKEMIRVNSKLLSDSIPDFLDLRSKIHSQPEQSDIAKLQTFRTRNATKITVAQRDLLDKLIRDMQTLFQPVDLQSLAPLVRRIPASGIRHLLDEYMKQANSKDPARLSIATSDLLLAMRDSLSTLKKPSSRAALMDCSVQLEDLLFRSLIAWNPDNAFNNVDKICYATQAAAATGLLESWEWKVLAADLALSTQDTVMGLTELQARFERARAGLEWGANTIRATYRDPVATFATFEPIAEGFYDDRIRATVLLSLGQAVDKLGTLLSKEKPSNSYLFGLPGAEVARGLNPGIAFGELEIILDDAGEDLEVQKDKIYLFMRPPSDLKPVAGIATVSEGNLVSHVQLLARNLGIPNAVLPSQLMESLRPWQGKKIFYAVTPNGQVLMKDGADLTENEKVLVTTRQRSTERITVPTEKLQLGEHSVLNLRAVQATSSGKVCGPKAANLGQLKLLFPDQVVEGLVIPFGIFRQHMDQPLPGSRGSYWDYLQATFVRTEAMRQNGQQNATIETYALGRLDTLRKAIGKMNLLPGFISDLTRQFHQVLGVPIGKLPVFLRSDTNMEDLKDFTGAGLNLTLFNVLDSAQIMQGIRDVWASPYSERSFKWRQFYLLNPENVYPSILLIPGVDVRCSGVMITTGVTSGRSDELTVAFSRGAGGAVEGQWAESYRLMPGLRYQLLSPAREPKYRSLPLTGGTANHFASFANPILSIADLKALFSFASQVQQKLPGTPGIESAGPFDIELGFKEDKLWLFQVRPYVEQKNAVVTDYLHSLEAPLPQGTRINLNAND from the coding sequence ATGCATCGAATCTACATTCCTTTGATCCTCGTAACTACCTTCTTTACCAACCAGATCGGGGCACAGCCCAAATCTGCAGATGCGATCAAACAAATGGTGCTGAATTACAAAAAGGATGTCCATGGACCTTACCGGGATATCCGCTGGTTTTGCAAGGATGGTACCATACGCCAACCCCGCGACCCGTGCCCTGAACCAGGAGGAGTGCAGCGGGCGCGTTACAAAGATGAAGTGATCGATTTAGGAAAAACGAATCACCTGTATCTTGGACAGATCCTGGCGACCACTGGTCAGGAAGAATTCTGGGATGCAGATTTTGGTGAAAGCAGGATCAAACAATACATCCTAGAGCGTTATCTCCGTGAGATAGATGATGGATGGGTCCTGCGTCGCGCACAATATTACCGCGGCGCCATACAGCTTGAGGATGAAGAAGCCTGGGGCCAGGAATTCCTCGAATGGTTGGTTTCTGATGATCAACGCCTGCTCGACAACTACTTTTTGATCCGGCAGGCCTTTCGTTACCTGCCCCATCCGGGTACGGACCGGGTCAAAGAAATGATCCGGGTCAATTCAAAATTGCTGAGCGACAGCATTCCGGACTTCCTGGATTTGCGTTCCAAGATCCACAGCCAGCCCGAGCAGAGCGATATTGCCAAACTGCAAACCTTCCGGACCCGGAATGCGACCAAAATCACCGTTGCCCAGCGGGACCTCCTGGATAAACTGATCCGGGATATGCAAACCCTGTTTCAACCGGTGGACCTGCAATCCCTGGCTCCTCTGGTGCGCCGCATACCCGCTTCCGGTATACGGCATCTGCTGGACGAATACATGAAGCAGGCCAACTCAAAGGATCCCGCCCGGTTGTCCATTGCAACATCGGACCTATTGCTGGCTATGCGGGATAGTTTATCCACCCTGAAAAAACCTTCGTCACGTGCAGCTTTAATGGATTGTTCTGTCCAGCTGGAAGATCTGCTCTTCCGTTCTCTGATCGCCTGGAACCCTGATAATGCCTTTAACAATGTTGACAAGATCTGCTATGCCACACAGGCGGCGGCGGCTACCGGACTCCTTGAGAGCTGGGAGTGGAAGGTTTTGGCGGCAGACCTGGCCTTAAGTACCCAGGACACCGTCATGGGCCTGACGGAACTCCAGGCCCGCTTTGAGAGAGCACGGGCAGGTCTCGAATGGGGCGCAAATACGATCCGGGCAACCTACCGGGATCCGGTGGCTACCTTTGCAACTTTTGAACCGATCGCGGAAGGATTTTACGATGACCGAATCCGTGCGACGGTTTTGTTGTCACTGGGTCAGGCAGTCGACAAGTTGGGCACTTTACTATCCAAAGAAAAACCTTCCAATTCCTACCTGTTCGGGCTGCCGGGAGCCGAGGTGGCCCGGGGACTAAACCCGGGGATCGCTTTCGGTGAACTGGAGATCATCCTGGATGATGCTGGTGAAGACCTGGAGGTCCAGAAGGACAAGATCTACCTCTTCATGCGACCACCGTCGGACCTGAAACCCGTGGCAGGAATTGCTACTGTTTCCGAAGGAAACCTGGTTTCACATGTTCAGCTACTGGCCAGAAACCTGGGCATTCCCAATGCAGTCCTACCCAGCCAGTTGATGGAATCACTACGTCCGTGGCAAGGCAAGAAAATATTTTATGCCGTAACACCTAATGGTCAAGTCCTGATGAAAGACGGTGCAGACCTCACTGAAAATGAAAAAGTGCTGGTTACCACCCGTCAGCGTAGCACCGAGCGTATCACTGTGCCCACCGAAAAACTTCAGCTGGGTGAACACAGCGTTTTAAACCTGCGCGCGGTACAGGCTACTTCATCCGGTAAGGTCTGCGGACCCAAAGCAGCAAATCTGGGTCAGTTGAAATTGTTATTCCCGGATCAGGTGGTGGAAGGATTGGTCATTCCTTTCGGCATCTTTCGCCAGCATATGGATCAACCCTTGCCCGGTTCCCGGGGAAGCTACTGGGATTACCTGCAGGCCACCTTTGTCCGGACAGAAGCTATGCGTCAAAATGGACAGCAAAATGCAACCATAGAAACATATGCCCTCGGGAGACTGGACACCCTGCGGAAAGCCATCGGCAAAATGAACCTGCTGCCCGGTTTCATCAGTGACCTGACCCGGCAGTTCCACCAGGTCCTGGGCGTGCCTATCGGCAAACTACCGGTATTTCTGCGCAGTGATACCAATATGGAAGACCTGAAAGACTTCACCGGCGCCGGTCTGAACCTGACCCTGTTTAATGTACTGGACAGTGCTCAGATCATGCAGGGTATCCGCGATGTGTGGGCCTCACCCTATTCGGAACGCAGCTTCAAGTGGCGCCAGTTTTATCTGTTAAACCCTGAAAATGTATATCCATCCATATTACTTATCCCGGGAGTGGATGTCCGGTGTTCCGGCGTTATGATCACGACCGGCGTCACCAGCGGCAGGTCCGATGAGTTGACAGTAGCCTTTAGCCGCGGCGCCGGCGGAGCGGTAGAGGGCCAGTGGGCTGAATCCTATCGCCTGATGCCGGGACTTCGCTATCAACTGTTGTCACCGGCTCGTGAGCCCAAATACCGCAGTCTCCCACTTACCGGCGGAACGGCCAATCATTTTGCCAGCTTTGCAAATCCAATCCTTTCCATTGCTGATCTCAAAGCGCTGTTCAGCTTCGCCAGCCAGGTACAGCAAAAATTACCGGGAACACCCGGCATTGAATCTGCCGGACCTTTCGACATCGAATTAGGATTTAAAGAGGATAAACTCTGGCTGTTCCAGGTGAGGCCATATGTGGAGCAAAAGAATGCGGTTGTCACCGACTATTTACATTCTCTGGAAGCTCCCCTGCCCCAGGGAACCCGGATAAACTTAAATGCCAATGACTAA
- a CDS encoding ABC transporter permease, producing MIQHYLKMTLRGFRKHLTSFLINVIGLATGLGAALLIYIWIQDELHVDQFHSQQLYQVMEHQHYSNGIGTTTSTPGILGEYLQKDFPEVKYGCETTWNVRSQLKYEDKLFKKEGIYAGSHFFELFSFPLLAGSPVTVLETNTSIALSESLAQSLFGSTEAAMGKAVLFDNDAQYQVSAVFQDPPARSSMKFDFVLPWKIFEDENDWVKEWGNNGPRCNVLLNDGVDVAALNVKLMDYIKEKDEGSTVDLFVVPYGQRYLHGRYEDGVQVGGRIDYVRLFGIVALFILIIACINFMNLATARASQRAHEVGVRKAIGAERRSLIIQYLSESMGISLIALILAWALAWLALPVFNSITSKSMALTFDERTIAGSLVILLFTGLVSGSYPALYLSSFNPVRVLKGKIKSSWGEVFARKGLVIFQFVLSIVLIIAVLIVRQQIDYVQTKNLGYNKDQLIHFEAEGEVNKKKDVFLDRVRQLPGVVAASSVGHSFLGQNNNTYGIDWPGKEEGTRILFENFTSDYGLLSTMGIQLKDGRDFSRDFGADSSKIIVNEKAVEIMHLDHPVGTVIKQWGKEKEIIGVVKDFHFQSLHEEMRPAFFWLSPDNAWNIVIRLEPTMVKAGIQKIEGLYESFNPGFIFEYTFQDEDYADMYQAEQRVASLAKYFAGIAIVISCLGLFGLAAFTADRRTKEIGVRKILGAGSWNIIWLISRDFTRLVIVAIVIAVPVAWYLTRRWLSDYAFAVHPSIWVFLGAALAALTIAWLTVSTHAYRATQVHPADCLQDE from the coding sequence ATGATCCAGCATTACCTTAAAATGACCTTGCGAGGATTCCGCAAACACCTCACTTCTTTCCTGATCAATGTGATCGGACTAGCCACAGGCCTGGGCGCGGCCCTTCTTATTTACATCTGGATACAGGATGAACTTCATGTGGATCAGTTCCACAGTCAACAATTGTATCAGGTCATGGAGCATCAGCATTATTCCAATGGCATCGGTACCACCACATCCACGCCGGGTATCCTGGGTGAATATTTGCAGAAGGATTTTCCGGAAGTTAAATATGGATGCGAGACGACCTGGAATGTGCGGAGCCAGCTGAAATATGAGGACAAATTGTTTAAGAAAGAAGGTATTTACGCTGGCAGCCATTTTTTTGAATTGTTTTCTTTCCCGTTACTGGCCGGTAGCCCGGTCACCGTGCTGGAGACAAATACCAGCATTGCTCTCTCGGAGTCTCTGGCCCAGTCCTTGTTTGGATCCACGGAAGCAGCGATGGGTAAAGCTGTCCTGTTCGATAATGATGCCCAATATCAGGTTTCAGCGGTATTTCAGGATCCACCGGCCCGGTCTTCTATGAAGTTTGACTTTGTATTACCCTGGAAGATCTTCGAAGACGAAAACGACTGGGTTAAGGAATGGGGAAACAATGGTCCCCGCTGCAATGTTCTCCTGAATGATGGCGTGGATGTAGCTGCTCTGAATGTCAAGTTAATGGATTACATCAAGGAGAAAGATGAAGGTTCAACGGTAGATCTGTTCGTGGTACCTTATGGACAACGCTATTTACATGGCAGGTATGAGGACGGAGTGCAGGTAGGCGGACGTATTGATTATGTGAGGCTTTTTGGCATTGTCGCTTTATTCATACTGATCATCGCATGCATCAACTTTATGAATCTGGCTACCGCCCGTGCCAGCCAACGGGCGCATGAGGTTGGTGTGCGGAAAGCGATCGGCGCTGAGCGTCGGTCCCTGATCATACAATATCTGAGTGAATCGATGGGCATATCACTGATCGCGCTGATCCTGGCCTGGGCACTGGCCTGGCTGGCTTTGCCGGTATTTAACAGCATAACCTCCAAGTCGATGGCCCTTACCTTCGACGAGCGCACAATTGCCGGATCACTGGTTATTCTGCTTTTCACCGGACTGGTTTCCGGCAGCTATCCGGCGCTGTATCTTTCTTCCTTCAATCCGGTGCGGGTCCTGAAAGGAAAGATCAAGTCTTCCTGGGGTGAGGTCTTCGCGCGCAAAGGACTGGTGATCTTCCAGTTTGTACTCAGTATCGTACTGATCATCGCCGTTTTGATCGTGCGGCAGCAAATCGATTACGTCCAGACGAAAAACCTGGGTTACAACAAAGACCAGCTGATTCATTTTGAGGCCGAGGGGGAAGTAAATAAAAAGAAGGACGTCTTCCTGGATCGGGTCCGCCAGTTACCCGGGGTGGTTGCCGCATCCAGTGTTGGCCATAGTTTCCTGGGGCAGAATAACAATACCTATGGCATCGACTGGCCGGGTAAAGAGGAAGGTACGCGGATATTATTTGAAAATTTTACCTCCGATTACGGCTTGTTATCGACCATGGGTATCCAGTTGAAAGATGGTCGGGACTTTTCCCGGGATTTTGGTGCGGATTCAAGCAAGATCATTGTAAATGAGAAGGCTGTTGAAATAATGCACCTCGATCATCCGGTCGGAACCGTCATCAAGCAATGGGGGAAAGAAAAAGAGATTATCGGGGTGGTGAAGGACTTTCATTTTCAGTCCTTGCACGAGGAAATGCGGCCTGCGTTTTTTTGGCTAAGCCCTGATAATGCCTGGAATATTGTTATACGCCTGGAACCTACCATGGTCAAAGCAGGGATCCAGAAGATAGAGGGCCTGTACGAGTCCTTTAACCCGGGCTTCATCTTCGAATACACGTTTCAGGATGAAGACTATGCGGACATGTATCAGGCAGAACAGCGTGTGGCTTCGCTGGCTAAATATTTCGCAGGCATCGCCATCGTCATTTCGTGTTTGGGATTGTTCGGCCTGGCTGCCTTTACAGCCGACCGCCGGACCAAAGAGATCGGCGTTCGCAAAATATTAGGGGCCGGTTCCTGGAATATCATCTGGTTGATCTCCCGTGATTTCACCAGACTGGTGATCGTTGCCATTGTGATCGCCGTACCGGTGGCCTGGTATCTTACCCGTCGATGGCTCAGTGACTATGCTTTTGCTGTGCACCCGAGTATCTGGGTTTTTCTGGGTGCAGCCCTGGCGGCATTGACCATCGCCTGGCTTACCGTGAGTACACATGCCTACCGGGCAACCCAGGTACACCCGGCGGATTGCCTGCAGGATGAATGA
- a CDS encoding M1 family peptidase: MKPICFLAFMLITFSAYTQTWGPPTLDVEEYNFHLEIDGTSDMIHGLATVTIHFNHDADRFRLDLIAMDASGKGMRVDSVQLDSLSIPYSQQDSSLWINNSVQEGSTHRFAIYYHGIPNDGLYIGRNKFGDRTVFADNWPNRAQNWIPCVDHPADKAYVRWEIIAPPYIEVVANGKLLETVNLDQNHRMTVYASKAPLPTKVMAIGAAPFAIQQVGEIDGIPITSWVYPENREAGYFDYGMALPILDYFIGQLGPYPFAKLANVQSTTRFGGMENASNIFYFENSVTGKGRIQRLLAHEIAHQWFGNSASEADWPHIWLSEGFATYCTDLYTEHAMGRDSLVHYLQKERQAVIAFNQKKSIPVIQEGVTNYFQLLNANSYQKGAWVLHMLRRKLGDQAFWTGIREYYHHFALSNATTPDFQAVMEEVSGEDLENFFQEWLYTAGHPKLEYDWKYKSKVLTLNLKQSQKEGHFHFPLELLFRFKDGTSGFYTIEVTEDKQSFQWAFEQEVTGVVLDPETWLLAEFFPD, from the coding sequence ATGAAACCGATTTGTTTCCTTGCATTCATGCTGATTACCTTTTCCGCGTACACCCAAACCTGGGGCCCGCCGACCCTGGATGTCGAAGAATACAACTTCCATTTGGAGATTGATGGAACCTCTGATATGATACACGGTCTGGCCACTGTCACCATTCATTTCAATCATGACGCAGACCGGTTTCGTCTGGACCTGATTGCCATGGATGCAAGTGGCAAAGGGATGCGGGTGGATTCCGTGCAACTCGATTCCCTTTCCATTCCCTACAGCCAACAGGATTCGAGTTTATGGATTAATAACAGTGTACAGGAAGGTTCCACGCATCGTTTTGCCATTTATTATCACGGTATACCCAACGATGGGTTGTACATCGGTCGAAACAAATTTGGCGACCGGACGGTATTTGCCGACAATTGGCCCAACCGGGCACAAAACTGGATACCGTGTGTGGACCACCCTGCAGATAAAGCCTATGTACGCTGGGAAATTATAGCTCCTCCCTACATCGAAGTGGTGGCTAACGGAAAACTGCTCGAAACCGTCAACCTGGATCAAAACCACCGCATGACAGTCTATGCCTCGAAAGCACCGCTGCCAACGAAAGTCATGGCGATTGGTGCAGCACCGTTCGCGATACAACAAGTAGGTGAGATCGACGGTATCCCGATAACGAGCTGGGTCTACCCTGAAAACCGGGAAGCAGGTTATTTCGACTATGGCATGGCCCTGCCCATATTGGATTATTTCATCGGACAACTGGGACCTTATCCATTCGCCAAGCTGGCCAATGTTCAGTCCACCACACGATTCGGGGGCATGGAAAATGCCAGCAATATTTTTTATTTTGAAAATTCAGTTACCGGAAAAGGCCGCATTCAGCGCTTACTGGCGCACGAGATCGCCCACCAGTGGTTTGGCAATTCTGCCTCGGAAGCAGACTGGCCCCATATCTGGCTCAGCGAAGGTTTTGCCACCTATTGCACCGACCTGTACACCGAACATGCCATGGGCAGGGACAGTCTGGTCCATTATCTGCAAAAGGAACGGCAGGCGGTGATCGCATTCAATCAGAAAAAATCCATACCGGTTATCCAGGAAGGAGTGACCAACTATTTCCAGCTGTTAAATGCCAACTCATACCAGAAAGGAGCCTGGGTATTGCACATGCTAAGGCGCAAGCTGGGAGATCAGGCCTTCTGGACCGGCATCCGTGAATACTACCATCACTTTGCCTTATCCAATGCCACGACCCCGGATTTCCAGGCTGTCATGGAAGAAGTATCCGGCGAAGACCTGGAGAACTTCTTTCAGGAATGGCTGTATACGGCAGGACACCCCAAACTGGAATACGATTGGAAATACAAATCCAAAGTACTGACCCTGAACCTGAAGCAATCGCAAAAAGAAGGGCATTTTCATTTTCCGCTGGAGCTGCTTTTCCGTTTTAAAGACGGTACATCAGGCTTCTACACGATAGAAGTCACCGAAGATAAACAATCGTTTCAGTGGGCTTTTGAACAGGAAGTGACCGGGGTGGTACTTGACCCGGAGACCTGGTTACTGGCTGAGTTCTTCCCGGATTAA
- a CDS encoding GNAT family N-acetyltransferase, giving the protein MTRYLRTGTQDQDFQLLVQSLDQELAIIDGEDHAFFAQYNQTESVQFVILAYQEAQPVACGGLKAFDPTTLEIKRMYTIPSVRSQGIASVILSQLEDWARELGYTRCVLETGVKQPDAMRLYEKNDYVRIPNYGPYIQQPLSACFEKVLNR; this is encoded by the coding sequence ATGACCAGGTATTTGCGCACGGGAACACAGGATCAGGACTTTCAACTCCTCGTCCAATCGTTGGATCAGGAATTAGCCATCATCGATGGAGAAGACCATGCTTTCTTTGCACAATACAATCAAACCGAATCTGTTCAATTCGTTATTCTCGCGTATCAGGAAGCACAACCCGTGGCTTGTGGTGGGTTAAAAGCATTCGATCCGACCACCCTGGAGATTAAACGCATGTATACCATCCCTTCCGTCCGTAGCCAGGGGATCGCCTCTGTTATCCTCTCCCAACTGGAAGACTGGGCTAGGGAGTTGGGATACACCAGATGTGTTCTGGAAACTGGTGTCAAGCAGCCCGATGCCATGCGTCTGTATGAAAAGAACGATTATGTTCGTATCCCTAATTATGGCCCATATATCCAGCAACCACTTAGTGCCTGTTTCGAGAAAGTGCTGAACCGGTAG